A genome region from Nitrospira sp. includes the following:
- the leuS gene encoding leucine--tRNA ligase: MSKAYDHQALESKWQTYWETHRPFRALDDHSKPKFYCLDMFPYPSGSGLHVGHLEGYTATDIVSRYKRMCGFNVLHPMGWDAFGLPAEQYAVKTGVHPAITTAQNVATFKRQMKRVGLSYDWDRELSTTDQDYYRWTQWIFLKLFERGLAYVAEVPVNWCPALGTVLANEEIVDGKSEVGGFDVIRKPMRQWVLKITAYAERLLEDLTLVEWPTSTLEMQKNWIGRSIGAEVDFPLADRTGNLRVFTTRPDTLFGATYMVLAPEHPLVDVVTIPSQQEQVAAYRDAASRKSDLQRQELDKVKTGVFTGGYAINPVNQERLPIWIADYVLMTYGTGAIMAVPAHDERDWAFATQYHLPIREVIQGGQVEKAAFVETDRGRVINSATPDGSCSLDGLLPSDAIPKMIAWLESKGRGKKTINYKLRDWLFARQRYWGEPFPIVWVDGEPRPLPEEQLPLPLPETKNFKPSGSGESPLANLHEWLETTDPVSGKPARRETNTMPQWAGSCWYYLRFIDPKNAGQVVDPEKERYWMPVDLYIGGSEHAVLHLLYSRFWHKVLFDAGVVSTPEPFKKLVHQGIVLGEDNQKMSKSRGNVVNPDEMIDQFGADAVRLYEMFMGPLESMKPWSTRGVEGITRFLDRVWRLMVGDEGALSQAVTDAEPTTEQLRLLHHTIKKVTDDIDALRFNTAISQMMVFTNDMTKLEQRPRRLLEPFVLLLLPFAPHLSEELWERLGHTPSAGQYAWPQFDPALVVSDRLTIPIQVNGKLRGKLDVDAGASRDQLEPLAKKEVAEWLQGKEPKKVIYVEKKLINFVV, from the coding sequence ATGAGTAAGGCGTACGACCACCAGGCCCTTGAATCGAAGTGGCAAACCTATTGGGAGACACACCGCCCGTTTCGGGCGCTGGACGATCACTCGAAGCCTAAGTTCTATTGCCTCGACATGTTCCCGTACCCCTCAGGGTCGGGCCTGCACGTCGGGCATTTGGAAGGGTATACCGCCACAGACATTGTGTCCCGCTACAAACGGATGTGTGGCTTCAACGTGTTGCATCCTATGGGGTGGGATGCGTTCGGGTTGCCTGCCGAGCAGTATGCGGTGAAAACCGGTGTGCATCCCGCCATCACCACGGCGCAGAACGTCGCGACGTTTAAGCGGCAAATGAAGCGAGTCGGGCTCTCCTACGATTGGGACCGCGAACTCAGCACCACCGATCAGGATTACTATCGTTGGACTCAGTGGATCTTTCTGAAGCTGTTCGAGCGGGGGCTCGCCTACGTGGCGGAAGTGCCGGTGAACTGGTGTCCTGCGTTGGGGACCGTACTGGCCAACGAAGAAATTGTGGACGGCAAAAGCGAGGTCGGCGGGTTCGATGTCATTCGTAAGCCGATGCGGCAGTGGGTCTTGAAGATCACGGCCTATGCGGAGCGATTGCTTGAAGATCTGACCCTGGTCGAGTGGCCGACCAGCACGCTCGAAATGCAGAAGAATTGGATCGGCCGGTCGATCGGTGCGGAGGTCGATTTCCCCTTGGCCGACCGGACGGGCAATTTGCGCGTGTTCACGACCCGCCCCGACACGCTCTTCGGTGCGACCTACATGGTGTTGGCGCCGGAACATCCGCTGGTCGATGTGGTGACGATCCCGTCACAGCAGGAGCAGGTCGCGGCCTATCGTGATGCGGCATCCCGCAAGAGTGATCTGCAGCGTCAGGAGCTGGACAAGGTCAAGACCGGTGTCTTCACCGGCGGGTATGCCATCAACCCGGTGAACCAGGAGCGCTTGCCGATTTGGATCGCCGACTATGTGCTGATGACGTACGGCACCGGCGCGATTATGGCGGTACCTGCGCATGACGAGCGTGACTGGGCCTTCGCCACGCAATATCACCTGCCGATTCGGGAGGTGATTCAAGGCGGGCAGGTTGAGAAGGCGGCCTTCGTCGAGACGGACCGCGGACGTGTCATCAATTCGGCCACGCCGGACGGATCCTGCTCTCTCGATGGACTGTTGCCCAGTGACGCGATCCCCAAAATGATCGCCTGGCTCGAAAGCAAGGGCAGGGGCAAGAAGACGATCAATTACAAGCTGCGTGACTGGCTTTTTGCCAGGCAGCGTTATTGGGGTGAGCCCTTTCCGATTGTGTGGGTCGACGGCGAACCTCGGCCTTTGCCGGAGGAGCAGTTGCCGCTTCCGTTGCCTGAGACGAAGAATTTCAAGCCCTCCGGCAGCGGCGAAAGCCCCTTGGCAAATTTGCACGAGTGGCTGGAGACGACGGATCCTGTCAGCGGGAAGCCGGCTCGACGGGAGACGAACACGATGCCGCAGTGGGCCGGATCCTGCTGGTATTATCTGCGGTTTATCGATCCGAAGAATGCCGGGCAGGTAGTCGATCCGGAGAAGGAACGCTACTGGATGCCAGTGGACCTCTACATCGGCGGCAGTGAACATGCGGTGTTGCACCTGTTGTATAGCCGGTTCTGGCACAAGGTCTTGTTCGATGCCGGGGTGGTCAGCACGCCGGAACCGTTCAAGAAACTCGTGCATCAGGGCATTGTGTTGGGCGAAGACAATCAGAAGATGTCGAAGTCGCGCGGCAATGTGGTGAACCCGGACGAGATGATCGACCAGTTTGGTGCCGACGCGGTGCGGCTCTATGAAATGTTCATGGGCCCGTTGGAATCGATGAAGCCTTGGAGTACCCGCGGGGTGGAAGGGATCACGCGATTCCTGGATCGGGTGTGGCGGTTGATGGTCGGCGACGAGGGTGCGTTGAGTCAGGCGGTCACGGATGCCGAGCCGACAACCGAGCAACTGCGACTGCTCCATCACACCATCAAGAAAGTGACCGACGATATCGACGCCTTGCGCTTCAATACGGCGATCTCGCAGATGATGGTGTTTACGAACGACATGACGAAGCTGGAGCAGCGCCCGCGCCGTCTGCTGGAACCGTTTGTGTTGTTGCTCTTACCGTTCGCGCCGCATCTGAGCGAAGAGTTGTGGGAACGTCTCGGTCACACACCGAGCGCCGGCCAGTACGCATGGCCGCAGTTCGATCCGGCCTTGGTGGTCAGTGACCGGTTGACGATTCCGATTCAGGTGAACGGAAAACTGCGGGGGAAACTCGATGTCGACGCCGGGGCCTCACGCGATCAGCTGGAGCCGCTGGCCAAGAAAGAAGTCGCCGAATGGCTACAGGGGAAAGAGCCGAAGAAGGTTATATACGTCGAGAAAAAATTGATCAACTTCGTGGTGTGA
- a CDS encoding class I SAM-dependent methyltransferase: protein MYATYIFPRLMDWVLRGERFQAERRQLLTSVHGIVLEIGFGTGLNLPHYPPTVTALHTVDPAPLLPDRVARRVAHVSFPVHFQQRSAEQLPFDDATFDDVVSTFTLCTIPDPVRALHDIRRVLKPDGRFLFLEHGRSDDPLIARWQDRLNPLQNILACGCHLNRRIDRLVLDAGLRLEQLDRYCLPGVPRIGGDMYRGTARVNEQPSPQFMFKA, encoded by the coding sequence ATGTACGCAACCTACATCTTTCCACGACTCATGGATTGGGTGCTCCGAGGCGAGCGGTTTCAGGCCGAACGCCGGCAGCTGCTGACATCGGTGCATGGCATCGTCCTGGAAATCGGCTTCGGAACCGGATTGAACCTGCCACACTATCCCCCGACCGTGACCGCCCTGCATACCGTCGATCCCGCACCACTCTTGCCGGATCGAGTCGCCAGGCGGGTGGCACACGTCTCGTTCCCCGTTCACTTTCAGCAGAGGAGTGCCGAGCAATTACCCTTTGACGACGCCACCTTCGACGACGTGGTGAGTACGTTCACTCTCTGCACGATTCCGGACCCGGTCAGGGCACTACACGACATTCGCCGGGTCCTGAAGCCAGATGGCCGCTTTCTGTTCCTGGAGCACGGCCGCAGCGACGATCCCCTCATCGCCCGCTGGCAGGATCGGCTCAACCCCCTGCAAAACATCCTGGCCTGCGGTTGCCATCTCAACCGCCGCATCGATCGACTGGTGCTCGACGCCGGCCTGCGACTGGAACAACTTGATCGGTATTGCCTTCCCGGCGTCCCGAGAATCGGGGGTGACATGTATCGCGGCACCGCCCGCGTCAATGAGCAACCTTCCCCGCAGTTCATGTTCAAAGCCTGA